A stretch of Phragmites australis chromosome 12, lpPhrAust1.1, whole genome shotgun sequence DNA encodes these proteins:
- the LOC133886269 gene encoding uncharacterized protein LOC133886269 isoform X1, which translates to MVPEEEGFGMAERNHVVVDVDGFANTKDDGVADKLSEAVSGSAVSVVSPSAAVDLAEESGGEEEPLIQAAECRICQEEDSVKNLEKPCACNGSLKYAHRACVQRWCNEKGDTTCEICHEEYKPGYTAPPRVQPDETTIDISGDLIMDLRDPRILAVAAAQHRLLEAEYDGYAGADAGGAAFCRSAALILMALLLLRHALSISDNEGNDDDASTMFSLFLLRAAGFLLPCYIMAWIFSIMHRRRQRQEEAAMAAAEVAFILQSARGNTLQFAIAPDSPATPQHEPSSQQ; encoded by the exons ATGGTGCCGGAAGAAGAGGGATTTGGGATGGCTGAGCGCAACCATGTGGTGGTCGATGTGGATGGTTTTGCAAACACCAAGGATGATGGGGTTGCCGACAAGCTGTCTGAGGCTGTGAGTGGTTCGGCAGTGTCTGTTGTGTCACCGTCTGCAGCTGTTGATTTGGCTGAGGAGagcggtggggaggaggagccTCTCATCCAGGCAGCTGAGTGCCGGATATGCCAGGAGGAGGACAGCGTCAAGAATCTTGAGAAGCCATGTGCTTGCAACGGCAGCCTCAAG TATGCTCATCGAGCTTGTGTGCAACGCTGGTGCaatgagaaaggagatactACATGTGAAATTTGCCATGAG GAATACAAGCCTGGTTACACTGCACCACCTCGTGTTCAACCAGATGAGACCACCATAGACATCAG TGGCGATTTGATTATGGATTTGCGTGACCCAAGAATTCTCGCTGTAGCAGCTGCTCAGCACCGTCTTCTTGAGGCAGAGTATGATGGTTATGCTGGTGCTGATGCTGGTGGTGCTGCATTCTGCCGTTCTGCTGCACTTATT TTAATGGCACTGTTGCTGCTACGGCATGCATTGTCTATCTCAGACAACgaaggaaacgatgatgatGCTTCTACCATGTTCTCC CTTTTTCTTCTGCGAGCTGCTGGGTTTCTTCTGCCATGCTATATCATGGCATGGATCTTCAGTATTATGCATCGCCGGCGACAAAGACAG GAAGAGGCTGCTATGGCAGCGGCAGAGGTGGCCTTCATCCTACAATCGGCCCGG
- the LOC133886269 gene encoding uncharacterized protein LOC133886269 isoform X2, which translates to MVPEEEGFGMAERNHVVVDVDGFANTKDDGVADKLSEAVSGSAVSVVSPSAAVDLAEESGGEEEPLIQAAECRICQEEDSVKNLEKPCACNGSLKYAHRACVQRWCNEKGDTTCEICHEEYKPGYTAPPRVQPDETTIDISGDLIMDLRDPRILAVAAAQHRLLEAEYDGYAGADAGGAAFCRSAALILMALLLLRHALSISDNEGNDDDASTMFSLFLLRAAGFLLPCYIMAWIFSIMHRRRQRQIC; encoded by the exons ATGGTGCCGGAAGAAGAGGGATTTGGGATGGCTGAGCGCAACCATGTGGTGGTCGATGTGGATGGTTTTGCAAACACCAAGGATGATGGGGTTGCCGACAAGCTGTCTGAGGCTGTGAGTGGTTCGGCAGTGTCTGTTGTGTCACCGTCTGCAGCTGTTGATTTGGCTGAGGAGagcggtggggaggaggagccTCTCATCCAGGCAGCTGAGTGCCGGATATGCCAGGAGGAGGACAGCGTCAAGAATCTTGAGAAGCCATGTGCTTGCAACGGCAGCCTCAAG TATGCTCATCGAGCTTGTGTGCAACGCTGGTGCaatgagaaaggagatactACATGTGAAATTTGCCATGAG GAATACAAGCCTGGTTACACTGCACCACCTCGTGTTCAACCAGATGAGACCACCATAGACATCAG TGGCGATTTGATTATGGATTTGCGTGACCCAAGAATTCTCGCTGTAGCAGCTGCTCAGCACCGTCTTCTTGAGGCAGAGTATGATGGTTATGCTGGTGCTGATGCTGGTGGTGCTGCATTCTGCCGTTCTGCTGCACTTATT TTAATGGCACTGTTGCTGCTACGGCATGCATTGTCTATCTCAGACAACgaaggaaacgatgatgatGCTTCTACCATGTTCTCC CTTTTTCTTCTGCGAGCTGCTGGGTTTCTTCTGCCATGCTATATCATGGCATGGATCTTCAGTATTATGCATCGCCGGCGACAAAGACAG ATATGCTAA